The Oceanispirochaeta sp. genome segment ACTTTTTCTGCCATCCGCTGGGGATTGTCTGAACAATGTTGTCTCCGATGAGTTCTGACCAGTGCAGCTGGTTTCTATAAGCTGCTGAAAGCAGTCTGGTTCTGAATCCTTTTTCTTTGTAAATTCTATAGGCTTCCTTAAAAGCAGCCACTCCGGCCCAGTCAAGAACACCTGGAGTGGTCAGGATTTTTTCTTTGCTGGCAACAACTTTCAGCCAGTCATCCAGGCGGCCTACCATGATGGTACAAACAGGAGTCAGGAAAGAGATATCCTTACCTTCGGCTTCTCTTCGCATTAAGCCGCGTTCTACGGCTTCTCCAACGGCAACCGCCTGGGGAACTGTAAAGCTGACGGTAGCATTGATATTGACACCATTGTAGGTAGCTTCTTCGAATGCCTTGATTCCGGCTTCAGTAGCAGGCATTTTAATCATCATATTGTCGGCCAGTTTGCTGAATCTAATGGCCTGTTTGGTCATGGCTTCTGTATCTCTATAGAGCTGGGCATTGGTCTGAATGGAGATTCTTCCCTTTTTTCCTTTGCTTGCGTCAAATACAGGTTTCAAGATATTAGCGCCTTTAACAGCCATTTCTTCGATGAGTTTCCAGGAAACGTCTACTTCCGATCCTGTGGGCATCTCTTTGATAATCTCTTTGATTCTGTCCTGCCAGAGATGCATTTCCTGCTTGAGAACATTCAGTACGATCACAGGATTGGTAGTTGCTCCGGTGGCACCGTTTTCGATGGCATATTCCAGTTCTTCGATTGAACAGGAATCGTTCCAGACTTCCATATCACAGATAGATACCGATTTTTTCATGGGGCTCATATTTTTCATGTTTATCTCCTGATTTCTTTAAAACATATTTGTATTGTCGTATTGTATGATAATATCAGTTTGCGTGGTTTGTAAAGGGTTATTTTACATATTGTCTGATATTCTTACTTTCAAAAGTTTGCAATATAATTAATATGCCATTAAAATTATTTATTTGGAGGATTCCATGACAAATTCAGATAAGATTCTGCGTACGGAACTGAAGAAGCAGATCTATGGAAATCAGGCCCATATCTCCCTGGAGGCTGCTCTGACAGGCTTTCCCTTCCATCGGGCGGGAGATCATTACGGGAACCTGGAACATACGATGTGGACCCTGGTCTGGCATATCCGGTTCTGCCAGGACGATATCATTGACTATGTTTTGAATGAAAACTATAAGGATGCCAAATTCCCTGAGGGTTATTGGCCGGATTCGGATGCCCCGACAGATAAAGAGGAGTGGGAACAGACCTTGAAAGGTATCCAGACAGGCTTGAAGACCCTGGAGGCCTGGATAGAAACTGAGGATCTCTTTGCCCCCCTGAAGAACAATCCCGACCACAACCTCTACCGGCAGATAACGATTATTGCCCAGCATAACTCCTATCACTGCTCTCAGATACTCGATCTCCGCCGGCTTTTGGGTCTTCCCCTGAGGGAATATTAAAAAAGGCTGTCCCGAGTTTAGCGGACAGCCAGAAACTTAATGATTTCTAATCATTCCTCTTTATCCCCCCAGAATCTGGAAAGCAGGTAGAGCCCTGTGACAAATATAATGGCCGTGACAAGCAGACCTGCCAGAGCACTGTGGGTAATACCGCTGGTCAGATGTCCGAAAAGCGCCGAAATGGCTACAAATACAGCATAGGGAACCTGCGTTGCCACATGTTCAAGGTGAGGAACACCAGCACCGGTAGAGGAGAGAACCGTCGTATCCGAGATCGGCGAAGAATGGTCTCCGAAGATAGCGCCTCCCAGGATGGCACCAATGGGAACCAGGGTTGCAGACATCAGGGCGGCACCACTCATGCCGGCAGCTTCTCCCAGACCTACCGCAATTGGCATAGTGAGGGGAATCATAATCGCAAATGTTCCCCAGCTGGTTCCTGTTGAAAAAGAAAGAATACAGGCGATAACAAAAACAACCACAGGCAGCAGAGCCAGAGGAAAACCGCCATTGACGATGACATTGGAAAGGTAGGTGGTCAGTCCCAAACCGCCATCGGCGGGACTGCTTTTGATCAGAGAGCCCAATGCCCAGGCCATGACCAGAATCATCAGTGCTGGTACCATGGACTTGAAGCCTTCAACAATGGCCTCACCGGCAGTTTTAATAGTGAGTCTGCGGCGCAGCATGAAATATACGTAGGTAATAAGAAGTGTAATGATCGTGGCATCCATCATGGCTGTGGA includes the following:
- a CDS encoding transaldolase family protein, which codes for MKNMSPMKKSVSICDMEVWNDSCSIEELEYAIENGATGATTNPVIVLNVLKQEMHLWQDRIKEIIKEMPTGSEVDVSWKLIEEMAVKGANILKPVFDASKGKKGRISIQTNAQLYRDTEAMTKQAIRFSKLADNMMIKMPATEAGIKAFEEATYNGVNINATVSFTVPQAVAVGEAVERGLMRREAEGKDISFLTPVCTIMVGRLDDWLKVVASKEKILTTPGVLDWAGVAAFKEAYRIYKEKGFRTRLLSAAYRNQLHWSELIGDNIVQTIPSGWQKKFNASDIDPKVTIDKPVDPAILEELHKKFPDFTKAYEAYGLNHAEFDTYGAITRTLRGFLAGYTELLGVVRNFMVPNPDA
- a CDS encoding DinB family protein, with protein sequence MTNSDKILRTELKKQIYGNQAHISLEAALTGFPFHRAGDHYGNLEHTMWTLVWHIRFCQDDIIDYVLNENYKDAKFPEGYWPDSDAPTDKEEWEQTLKGIQTGLKTLEAWIETEDLFAPLKNNPDHNLYRQITIIAQHNSYHCSQILDLRRLLGLPLREY